From the genome of Longispora fulva:
TTCAACATCTCCGAGCTGCTCGGCGCGGCGGCGACGAAGTCCGGCAAGGGCGAGGCGTTCCTCCAGCCCGGGCTCAAGTACGGCGCCACCGACGCGTGGAGCAAGCTCGACCTGGTCAGCCTCGGCTTCGCGCTGGTACTCGGCACCGCCGGGCTGCCGCACATCCTCGTCCGGTTCTACACGGTGCCCACCGCGCGGGCAGCCCGCCGCTCGGTGATCTGGGCGATCGGCCTGATCGGTACGTTCTACCTGATGACCCTGGTCCTCGGCTTCGGCGCCGCGGCGCTGGTCGGCGGAGCGGCGATCAAGAAGGTCGACCCGAGCGGCAACACCGCGGCGACCCGGCTGGCCGAGGTCCTCGGCGGCGGCGCCGGCAGCACCGGCGGCTCGATCATGCTCGCGTTCATCGCGGCGGTCGCGTTCGCCACGATCCTCGCCGTGGTCGCCGGACTGACCCTCGCCAGCTCGTCATCGTTCGCCCACGACCTGTACGCGAACGTGTTCCGCCGCCGCGGGGCCGCCGCCGTCGACGGAGCGCAGCGCGAGGCCGACGACAAGGGCGAGGTGCGGGTCGCCCGCGGCGCGGCCGTCGTGATCGGCGGTGTGTCGATCGTGCTGTCGATCTTCGCCCGGGACCTGAACGTCGCGTTCCTGGTCGCCCTGGCCTTCGCGATCGCCGCGTCGGCGAACCTGCCGGCGATCGGCTTCTCGCTGTTCTGGAAGCGCTTCAACACCCGGGGCGCGACCACCGGCATCTACGTCGGGCTGGCCGCCGCCGTCGGTGTCGTCGCGCTGTCCCCGGTCTGCTGGGGTGGCGCGTCGGCCACGAAGCCGGCCGTGAAGCTCACCGCCACCCAGGCCGCCACCTGCGACGTGCCGGTCACCTCCAAAGGGGTCGGCAACCCGACGGCCCTGTTCAGCTGCACGACTGTCGCACCTGTCCCGCTGGAGAACCCGGGCCTGGTGTCGATCCCGGTCGGCTTCCTCGCCGCGGTCGTCGGCACCCTGTTGACCCGCCGCCGCACAGACGAGGACAGCTACGAGGCCTTCGAGGTGCGTTCCCTGACGGGCGTGGGTGCCCGGTGACCCGCCGCCGCTCCACCATCGACATCGCCGACGAGGCCGCCCGCCAGATCGTCGCCGGCTGGCTCGGCTCGCGCCGACGCTGGTACACCCGCCTCCTCACCCGACGGAAGTAGACATCATGGACAACAGCTATCCGCCGCCGGCCGACTTCGCCGCGCGGGCCAACCTGACCAGCGACGCCCAGCCCGCCGACCGCCTCGCGTTCTGGGCCACCCAGGCCGCCCGGCTCGACTGGGAACGCCCCTGGGATGAGGTACTGCGCTGGGAGCCGCCGAACGCCGAGTGGTTCACCGGCGGCACCCTCAACGCCGCCGTCAACTGCGTCGACCGGCACGTCGCCGCAGGCCTCGGCGACCGGGTCGCCATCCACTGGGAGGGCGAGCCCGGCGACACCCGCACCATCACCTACGCCGATCTGCACGACGAGGTCCGCCGGGCCGCCAACGTGCTCACCGAGCTGGGCGTGCACGCGGGGGAACGGGTCGCGATCTACCTGCCGATGATCCCGGAAGCCGTGGTCGCGATGCTCGCCTGCGCCCGGATCGGCGCCCCGCACACCGTCGTGTTCGGCGGCTTCTCCGCCGAGTCCCTGGCAGCCCGGATCACCGACTGCGACGCCCGCCTGGTGATCACCGCGGACGGCGGATTCCGGCGCGGCGCGGCGAGCGCCCTGAAACCGCAGGTGGACGCGGCCGTCGCCCGCTGCCCCGGCGTGCTCAACGTGCTCGTCGTCCAGCGCACCGGGCAGGACGTCGAGTGGACCGAGCGCGACCTGTGGTGGCACGAGACGGTCGGCACGGCGTCGACGGCGCACTACGCCCGGGCGTTCGACGCGGAGCACCCGCTCTTCGTGCTCTACACCTCCGGCACCACGGCCAAGCCGAAGGGCATCCTGCACACCACAGGCGGCTACCTCACCCAGGCCGCCTACACCCACCACGCCGTCTTCGACCTCAAACCCGAGACCGACGTGTACTGGTGCACCGCCGACGTCGGCTGGGTCACCGGCCACTCCTACCTGGTGTACGGCCCGCTCGCCAACGGCGCCACCCAGGTGATGTACGAGGGCACCCCCGACTCCCCGCACCGCGGCCGGTTCTGGGAGCTCGTCGCGAAGTACGGGGTGACGATCCTCTACACCGCGCCGACGGCGATCCGGACGTTCATGAAGTGGGGCGAGGAGCTGCCGGCCGGCTACGACCTGTCGTCGCTCCGTCTACTGGGGAGCGTCGGCGAGCCGATCAACCCGGAGGCCTGGCGCTGGTACCACGAACACATCGGCGGCGGCCGGTGCCCGATCGTGGACACCTGGTGGCAGACCGAGACCGGCGCCATCATGATCTCGCCGCTGCCCGGCGCCACCGCCACCAAGCCCGGCGCGGCCCAGCGCCCCCTGCCCGGGGTGTCCGCCGACGTGTTCGACGAGGCCGGCCAGCCCACGGAGGTGGGCCACCTGGTCCTCACCGAGCCGTGGCCGTCGATGCTGCGCGGCATCTGGGGCGACCCGGAACGCTACCGCGACACCTACTGGGCGACCTACCCCGAGAACTACTTCGCGGGCGACGGGGCCCGGCGCGACGCCGACGGCGACATCTGGCTGCTCGGCCGGGTCGACGACGTCATGAACGTCTCCGGCCACCGGATCTCCACCACCGAGGTCGAGTCCGCCCTGGTCAACCACCCGGCGGTCGCGGAGGCCGCCGTGGTCGGCGCCTCGGACGCCACGACCGGGCAGGGCATCGTCGCGTTCGTGATCCTCCGGGAGAGCGCGGAGCTGGGCGAGGAACTCGTCGGCCGGCTGCGCGGGCACGTCGCCGAGCAGATCGGCGCGATCGCCAAGCCGCGGCAGATCCTCCTCGTCCCGGAGCTGCCGAAGACCCGGTCCGGGAAGATCATGCGCCGGCTGCTGCGGGACGTGGCCGAGCGGCGGCCCTTCGGGGACGTGACGACCCTCGCGGACTCGTCGGTCATGGACCTGATCGTCGAGGGGCTCGCCCCCGCCGCGTGAGAAGCGGGACTCCGGCCCACCGAAGGCACGCCAGGACGGCGCGGCGGGCCGGAGCACCCCTCGCGGCGGGCTTCCCGCCGCTATCAGCGGCAGCATTCCGGTGGATTCGGCACGGTCGCACGACGAACCCTCCGTACCATCGGGCCGGGTCGCCGAAAATTTGTCGGTGGGCCACGCAACCTCCGCCGAGGGCTCGCGGGTGTGAGAGGGCATGAGACGAAGATCGTCCCCGGCCGACTGGGAACTCGACTACGTGGCGTATGTCCAGAACCGGGCGCCCGCGCTCCGTAAACTGGCGTACCTGCTGTGCGGCGACTGGCACCGGGCCGAGGACCACACCCAGAACGCGCTGCTGCGGCTCTACGCCGCCTGGCGGCGGGTCGAGCCCGCGACGGCATCGACCCCTACGCCCGCCGGATCCTCATCAACGTCGTGCACAGCGCGGGCCGGCGCCGCTGGCTGCACGAGCGGCCCACCCCTGACCTGCCCGAGCAGTCGGCTCCCGCCGACCAGACCGAGCCCTCACATTGACAACCGGAAGCAGCGGCGCAAGCACCGCCCACTCAACATCAGTCAGATCACCGTTCGCCACACCGTTACAACGAACCCAAGATCCGCCAGTTACGCCCTAGGACTCGATCACTACGAAGGCCGCAAATGGACTGGCTGGCACCACCATGTCACCCTCGTCGCCGCAGCTCACGCCTTCTGCACCCTGCAACGGCTTCACCCAAAAGCCCACGTGCCGGCCTGACTCTCTACGGCGTGCTTCACGACCTGCAAGCACTCCTCGCCCGACTGACCGGCGCATGCCCCACCTGCCAAACCCGCTTCCCCACAACGAGAACCCGCGACAAACCCAGATCATGACGAAGCACTACTAGGCGTTGCGTGTGATCAGGTATGCCAACAGCAGGATGATGATCACGCTGGTGAGGCTTGCAGACATGCCCCAGTAGAAGGATTTCCAAGACCATCCGATCTGGGCATGCCGTTGGCTAGCCATCGTCATGTTGGTCGCCGCCTCGTTCATCGAGTCTGCGACTGCCTTCCAGCCACTGCGGCTGGCCTGGGTGGAGGACAGTGTGTTCGACGCCGACTGGAACATGCTGAGTGCCTGCTCGATGGTGGTTGCTGCCTCGTTGAGACTGCTGGCGGAGTTTGAGATCTTGTCGGCGACCTCCTGATTGAGCTGGCTGGAGGCGTAAGACAGTTGGTCGGCGACCTGGGGGTTGATGTTGCGGGAGACCGCCCAGAAGGCTTCTGCTACATCGTGGTCGATGTTGCGGGACGCAGCCCAGAGAGCTTCGGCAACGTCGTTGTTGATGTTGTTCGAGGCCGCCTCGAGCGCGCGAACCGTGTCGGGGCTGATGACACCGTCGCGTAGCGCCCGGGCCAGAAGGTCGCCGAGCTGCGGCGCCTTCTCGCACAGCGTCGTCAGCGCCTCCTTGGTCTTGGCGTCCATGCTCTCGATGCGGACGTTACCGGCGATGAACGTCCCTGAGCCGTGATTGTGCTGCTCGCGCGGAGCCGTGGCGGAGGTCACTCGCCCTCCCCGCTCGATGAGCCCGTCGTGTTGTAGACGTTGCCGGCGATGAACATCCCGGTGCCGTGGTTGTGCTGAGCTTCGACATGGACGGCCTGGTCGCCAGTGAGGATCACGCCGCTGTTGGTGCCGACGGCCACGGACCGGGCTCCTTGCGCCTGGACGTGGCTCCCCGCAGACGCGAGGATGCCCGCGACGTCGACGGCGAGGCCGGGGTCTGCAGCCAATGCCTTGCGGATCTGCAACCGCAGTGCTACTTCGGCGTCCTCCTCGCCAGCGGCCACGTCAACGAGGGCGCCTTCGATCACCTCACGCAACTCGTCCCTGTTCAGTACCCGATCCAGGACACGGCGGCCTATGTCGATGGTCGCGTCGGACAGGCGATCCGTCACGACGTCGCGGATCTTGGCCACCGTCTCCTTGCCATAGGCGGCCACCACGGCAGTCACGTAGGGCATGGCAGCGTTGGCGGTCTGCGCGATTTCGATATCCACGACATCTAGATAGCGGTGATCGATAAGGGGCGGAAGGTGTCGATCGGATATCTGTCGCACGGCATGAGCGACGATCACCGGCCCTCCACGACCGGGCCGAACAACAAGTCCAGACCTGTGGCCGCGTCGCCACGCCGAGTGAACAGGGACAGCGGTCGCATCGATGGTGGCCTGCCTCGCTGGCAGCGACAATGCCCGACATGAGCCAAGACGCGTTATCCGCGCTCGCCACCGCCATCAGTGACCAGGCAAGGGCCGTGGACATGCTGGTCGTCCCGGTCACTCCAGGCGAGGACGGCGGGTTCGCCGTCGAACTCACCAGCGAACACATGACAGCCAAGGACTTCCTTGCCCTGGCCGGTGCGGCAGGTGCCCGCATGTTTTACATCGAGACGACGCCACTTGACCCCGACGACCTGTTTGACGGTCTGGACGAAGACGAGTTCGATGAAGACGTCTGGGGTCAACTCGACGGCTTCCGCGCCGAGGCGGCAGCCCGGACGGACCAGGTAAGCCAAGTGGAACTGGCTTTTGTCGCTGGATCAGTGCTGCACCTGTGGTCGGTACAAGCCGACTGGGTCACCGACCTTGCCAATCGCATCAGAGCACTCGTGCCCGAGATTGTCGTGGAGTCACGTTCCAGAGCCGAGGTCGACGTTGAGGGTCTCGCGACCCGGCTGGCCGACTCTGCGGAGTTTCGCGCCGTGCGGTTCCAAGCCCGCACGACCGCAGCCATCGACCTGCTCGCAGAGCTACGAGCGTTGGAGGAAGCGGAAGGGCCTCGCGCCTACGAGGTGCGCCAAGTCGTCACCCGCGCCGGGGAGATCATCGAGGAGCGCCGCACCGCGATCTACAACCAGCTCCGGCCGACCTTCCCCGACCTCGCCCTCCTGCTGGCAAAGGACCCTGACTGGGTCAACGGCGGTGTAATCTCCCTGCGCAGAGAAGCCGTAGACCAGTTCCTGGCACAGCACGCTGACGGATACCTGCCCACAACCCTCGACCGCGACCGGATCATGAACCTCACGCCAGTCGGGAAGCGCCGCAAGAATCCAGTCCAAGGACCGCCGGACTCGGTGTTCGACTGAGCCGCCCAGCGGTCAGTGTCGCCTCCGGGCTGCGCAGCTAGGACGGGGATTCGTTCCCCCTCTTCCGGGGATGGGCAGACGGCAATGGCTTGCCTGGTTGGTGGCCCTGTGCGCGGGGTCGAGGAGGCGCAGTGCGGCATCTATCGTGCGGTGGTGGACGCTTCTACTCTGGTCAATGTTGTCGCCATCGCCGTCTCGCTGCTCGCCCTCGGTCTGTCGACCACCCTGGCCATCCGGCAGGTGCGGATCTCCCGGCACGCCAATCACGTGCCCGCGGTACTGGCCCTGCTCACCGAGTTTCGGTCGGTTGACTTCCACGACCGCCACGACTTCGTCACGGCCCGACTCGCCACCACCCACGACCCGCGGCT
Proteins encoded in this window:
- the acs gene encoding acetate--CoA ligase; translation: MDNSYPPPADFAARANLTSDAQPADRLAFWATQAARLDWERPWDEVLRWEPPNAEWFTGGTLNAAVNCVDRHVAAGLGDRVAIHWEGEPGDTRTITYADLHDEVRRAANVLTELGVHAGERVAIYLPMIPEAVVAMLACARIGAPHTVVFGGFSAESLAARITDCDARLVITADGGFRRGAASALKPQVDAAVARCPGVLNVLVVQRTGQDVEWTERDLWWHETVGTASTAHYARAFDAEHPLFVLYTSGTTAKPKGILHTTGGYLTQAAYTHHAVFDLKPETDVYWCTADVGWVTGHSYLVYGPLANGATQVMYEGTPDSPHRGRFWELVAKYGVTILYTAPTAIRTFMKWGEELPAGYDLSSLRLLGSVGEPINPEAWRWYHEHIGGGRCPIVDTWWQTETGAIMISPLPGATATKPGAAQRPLPGVSADVFDEAGQPTEVGHLVLTEPWPSMLRGIWGDPERYRDTYWATYPENYFAGDGARRDADGDIWLLGRVDDVMNVSGHRISTTEVESALVNHPAVAEAAVVGASDATTGQGIVAFVILRESAELGEELVGRLRGHVAEQIGAIAKPRQILLVPELPKTRSGKIMRRLLRDVAERRPFGDVTTLADSSVMDLIVEGLAPAA
- a CDS encoding solute symporter family protein produces the protein MTLGLFLAFVAGTLGITVWASRSNRTAADFYTGGRSFSPLQNGLAIGGDYMSAASFLGIAGIIAFTGYDGFLYSIGFLVAWLVALLLVAEPLRNSGRFTMGDVLAARMRQRPVRTAAGASTIVVSIFYLVAQMVGAASVVSLLLGVTGDGAKIWVIVGVGVLMIFYVTVGGMKGTTWVQIVKAGLLMGGAALMTVLVLARFHFNISELLGAAATKSGKGEAFLQPGLKYGATDAWSKLDLVSLGFALVLGTAGLPHILVRFYTVPTARAARRSVIWAIGLIGTFYLMTLVLGFGAAALVGGAAIKKVDPSGNTAATRLAEVLGGGAGSTGGSIMLAFIAAVAFATILAVVAGLTLASSSSFAHDLYANVFRRRGAAAVDGAQREADDKGEVRVARGAAVVIGGVSIVLSIFARDLNVAFLVALAFAIAASANLPAIGFSLFWKRFNTRGATTGIYVGLAAAVGVVALSPVCWGGASATKPAVKLTATQAATCDVPVTSKGVGNPTALFSCTTVAPVPLENPGLVSIPVGFLAAVVGTLLTRRRTDEDSYEAFEVRSLTGVGAR